ACCGGCGGGCGGCATGGTAGACCATCGGACTGTCGGGTGAAAACGCTTTTACAGGTACTTGAGCCAGGCGATATCGCGCCGGCGCGCTTTCAGCCGGGCAAACCAGCGCACCGGCAGGTACAGGGTAAGTGGCAGCAGCACGGCGGTCAGCCACACCGCGCCGATACCATCGAAACCGAAAAAGCGGCCCTGGTTCAGGCCGAACAGCGCCACGCAGGCCACGTAAAGCAGCTTGAGCGCATACAGGTGCAGCAGGTAGAAGAACATCGGCGCGGCGCCGAACACCGCAAGCGGGCCGATCCAGCGGGCGTCGCCGGCACGCTCGAAGCCGCGCAGCAGGAGCAGGCCGACGCCGAGGGTCAGGGCCAGGAACAGCAGCGACGGTGGGTACTTGGTGATATTGAAGAAGCTCATCAGCGTCTGCCCGACGCTGGCGTAGAGGCTCCAGGGGGCTTCGCCATAGCCATTGAGCAGGCGCAACGCGCTGAACCCCAGCAGCAAGGTGGCGCCGGACCATAGCAGGCGCTGCTGGCGCTTGCCGGCGTCGCTGCTCCGCGCGAACCACGGGCCGAGCCCATAACCCAGGGCGATCACGCCGATCCATGGCAACAGCGGGTAGGACGTGCGTAGGCGCAGATGTTCGCCCACTTCCAGCCAACTGCGCTCATGCAGGATCGCCCATGGCACATGCAGCGCCGATTCCGGCCCGAAGTGCAGGCCATCGAGCAGGTTGTGACCGGCGACGATCAGCGCGCCAAGGGCGAGCAGCGCCGGGCGCGGCAGCCACACCAGCAGCGACAGGGCGAGCATGCTCAGGCCGATGGCCCAGATCACCTGCAGGTAGATCACGCTCGGTGGCAACTGGAAGGTCCAGGCGAAGTTGACCAGGGTGAATTCCAGCACAACCAGGAACAGACCGCGCTTGAACAGGAACACCGAGACATCGCCCCGGCCGTGGTGTTTTTCGCCGTAGAGCCAGGCAGCCAGCCCGGTGAGCAGCACGAACACCGGTGCGCACAGATGCGCCAGGGTGCGGCTGGCGAACAGGCTGGGTTCGGTGGCGTCGATCGCGTCGATGGTCATCGGGTCGCTGACCTGGCGATGCAGGAAGAAGGTTTCGCGCACGTGGTCCAGCAGCATGAACAGGATCACCAGACCGCGCAGGGCGTCGATGCTTTGCAGGCGTTGGGGGAGTTGGGGGCTGGCCATCGAGGAAAGTCGCAAACAGAGAAAGTAAAATGTTATCTCATAACAATTACTGAATCCACAGGGACGCATTGGTGTCGACTCGACCGGCGCCATCGCGGGGTAAGCCCGCTCCTAGTAGGGGGAGCGCATGACCTGTAGGAGCAGGCTTGCCCG
This sequence is a window from Pseudomonas maumuensis. Protein-coding genes within it:
- a CDS encoding DUF1624 domain-containing protein, whose protein sequence is MASPQLPQRLQSIDALRGLVILFMLLDHVRETFFLHRQVSDPMTIDAIDATEPSLFASRTLAHLCAPVFVLLTGLAAWLYGEKHHGRGDVSVFLFKRGLFLVVLEFTLVNFAWTFQLPPSVIYLQVIWAIGLSMLALSLLVWLPRPALLALGALIVAGHNLLDGLHFGPESALHVPWAILHERSWLEVGEHLRLRTSYPLLPWIGVIALGYGLGPWFARSSDAGKRQQRLLWSGATLLLGFSALRLLNGYGEAPWSLYASVGQTLMSFFNITKYPPSLLFLALTLGVGLLLLRGFERAGDARWIGPLAVFGAAPMFFYLLHLYALKLLYVACVALFGLNQGRFFGFDGIGAVWLTAVLLPLTLYLPVRWFARLKARRRDIAWLKYL